One region of Zingiber officinale cultivar Zhangliang chromosome 7B, Zo_v1.1, whole genome shotgun sequence genomic DNA includes:
- the LOC122005529 gene encoding perakine reductase-like has translation MQVIPVIPNNLHIRAMAEQVQVQIPRVKLGSHGFEVSKLGFGCMGLTGVYNSPVSEEAGIAIIKHAFNRGITFFDTSDVYGPHTNEILLGKALKQLPREKIQVATKFGIVGFDEKGVAVNGKPEYVRACCEESLERLGVDYIDLYYQHRIDKTVPIEETMGELKKLVEEGKVKYIGLSEASPNTIRRAHAVHPITALQMEWSLWTRDIEPEIVPLCRELSIGIVPYSPIGRGFFAGRGVTENLPSDTNMTNIERFSGENLENNKVLYLRVENLAKKHRCSPVQLALAWVLHQGDDVVPIPGTTKVKNLDVNIESLKVKLTKEDLEELSDAVREEEVAGSRSYGSFEPSNWKYADTPLMPANPSA, from the exons ATGCAGGTGATTCCCGTTATCCCCAACAATCTTCACATTCGAGCAATGGCGGAGCAGGTCCAAGTCCAGATCCCCAGAGTGAAGTTGGGCAGCCATGGATTCGAG GTTTCTAAACTAGGGTTTGGGTGCATGGGTCTCACCGGCGTGTACAATTCCCCTGTCAGCGAAGAAGCTGGCATTGCCATCATCAAGCATGCTTTCAACAGGGGCATCACCTTCTTTGACACCTCCGATGTCTATGGACCCCACACAAATGAGATTTTGCTGGGGAAG GCATTGAAGCAATTGCCGCGTGAAAAGATCCAAGTAGCCACAAAGTTTGGGATTGTTGGTTTTGATGAAAAAGGTGTGGCGGTCAATGGGAAGCCTGAGTATGTGCGTGCTTGTTGTGAAGAAAGCCTCGAGCGACTCGGAGTGGATTACATTGATCTTTACTACCAGCACCGAATTGATAAGACTGTTCCGATAGAGGAGACT ATGGGGGAGCTCAAGAAGTTGGTGGAAGAAGGAAAAGTGAAGTATATTGGGCTGTCTGAGGCTAGTCCAAACACTATCAGACGTGCTCATGCTGTGCATCCAATTACTGCATTGCAAATGGAATGGTCTCTTTGGACTCGTGATATTGAGCCAGAGATAGTCCCACTTTGCAG GGAACTCAGCATTGGAATAGTTCCATACAGCCCTATTGGACGAGGGTTTTTCGCTGGTAGAGGAGTCACTGAGAATTTGCCTTCAGATACAAATATG ACTAATATCGAAAGATTCAGTGGTGAGAATTTGGAAAATAACAAAGTTCTTTATCTGCGAGTGGAGAATCTGGCCAAGAAACATCGCTGCAGCCCTGTTCAACTTGCTTTGGCTTGGGTTCTCCACCAAGGTGATGATGTGGTTCCTATTCCTG GTACAACCAAGGTGAAGAACTTGGATGTAAACATTGAGTCTTTGAAGGTAAAGCTCACAAAGGAGGATTTGGAAGAACTATCTGATGCAGTGCGGGAAGAAGAGGTTGCAGGTTCTAGGTCATACGGTAGTTTTGAGCCATCAAATTGGAAATATGCCGACACACCTCTCATGCCTGCCAATCCATCGGCATAG